The following coding sequences lie in one Streptomyces sp. NBC_00510 genomic window:
- a CDS encoding 3-oxoacid CoA-transferase subunit A, whose translation MIDKIRPSAADSLTRIRSGASVAIGGFGQTGVPVDLIDALCDRDVRELHVIANNGGRGLPGERGIGRLLKENRVRRLSCSFPVNPDFFRRYFAGDVEIELVPQGTLAERLRAGGSGLGGFYTPTAAGTMLADGGFVVRYGEGGVAQETLTEKESRVIDGRTYVLEAPLRPDFALVKAHVADRYGNLRFRLGARNFNPLAAMAARTTIVQADHVERGGSLPPDDIHLPGPFVDHVVETTGEPVR comes from the coding sequence ATGATCGACAAGATCCGGCCCAGTGCCGCAGACTCCCTGACCCGCATCCGCAGCGGAGCGTCCGTCGCCATCGGAGGGTTCGGCCAGACCGGCGTGCCCGTCGACCTGATCGACGCGCTCTGCGACCGCGATGTGCGCGAGTTGCACGTCATCGCCAACAACGGCGGCCGGGGACTGCCCGGCGAGCGCGGGATCGGCAGGCTGCTCAAGGAGAACCGGGTCCGCAGGCTCTCCTGCTCCTTCCCGGTCAACCCCGACTTCTTCCGGCGGTACTTCGCCGGCGACGTCGAGATCGAACTCGTGCCGCAGGGCACCCTCGCCGAGCGGCTGCGTGCCGGAGGTTCGGGCCTCGGCGGGTTCTACACCCCGACCGCGGCCGGGACGATGCTCGCCGACGGCGGTTTCGTGGTCCGTTACGGCGAAGGGGGCGTGGCGCAGGAGACGCTGACGGAGAAGGAGAGCCGGGTGATCGACGGCCGTACCTACGTGCTCGAGGCGCCGTTGCGCCCGGATTTCGCCCTGGTGAAGGCGCACGTGGCGGACCGGTACGGCAACCTCCGGTTCCGGCTCGGTGCCCGCAACTTCAACCCGCTGGCCGCGATGGCCGCCCGCACCACGATCGTGCAGGCCGACCACGTCGAACGCGGCGGATCCCTGCCGCCCGACGACATCCACCTGCCGGGTCCCTTCGTGGACCACGTCGTGGAAACCACAGGGGAGCCGGTGCGATGA
- a CDS encoding CoA-transferase subunit beta — MTTTQQGLTRAELARRVADDLVDGWCVNVGIGAPLLLPEQTTPGREIVYHSEHGLLGVGPAPQGTPDPDVTDAGKNPVTLLEGAASFDSSLSFAIARGGRLDLCVLGALQVGENGDLANWLVPGGSPGVGGAMDLVAGARRVWVMMTHLDKHGEPKLRKRCSFPLTGPGVVDRVYTDLAVFEFVDGVLTLRECAPGITPDHVAAATEATHTVDLRGGQTA, encoded by the coding sequence ATGACCACCACACAGCAGGGCCTGACCAGGGCGGAACTGGCCCGCCGCGTGGCCGACGACCTGGTGGACGGCTGGTGCGTGAACGTGGGCATCGGTGCGCCGCTGCTCCTGCCGGAACAGACCACGCCCGGAAGGGAGATCGTCTACCACAGCGAGCACGGACTGCTGGGCGTCGGCCCGGCGCCGCAGGGCACGCCGGACCCCGATGTCACCGACGCGGGCAAGAACCCCGTCACACTGCTCGAGGGTGCGGCCTCCTTCGACTCGTCGCTGTCCTTCGCCATCGCCAGAGGCGGCCGGTTGGACCTGTGCGTTCTCGGTGCGCTGCAGGTCGGTGAGAACGGCGACCTGGCGAACTGGCTGGTCCCCGGCGGCAGCCCCGGGGTGGGCGGCGCGATGGACCTGGTGGCCGGCGCCCGTCGCGTCTGGGTGATGATGACCCATCTCGACAAGCACGGAGAACCCAAGCTACGCAAGCGGTGCAGCTTCCCGCTCACCGGACCGGGCGTGGTCGACCGCGTCTACACCGACCTGGCCGTGTTCGAGTTCGTCGACGGCGTCCTGACGCTGCGCGAGTGCGCCCCCGGCATCACCCCGGACCACGTCGCCGCAGCCACCGAGGCGACCCACACCGTCGATCTGCGAGGGGGCCAAACCGCATGA